The Halarsenatibacter silvermanii sequence GTACTCTGCTGAAATTATTACGGAAAGTTCCGAGTTTATGCTGCGGGGCTTTAAACCGGAGGAATTTCCCGAACTGCCGGAGGTTGATATCACGACCAGTTTTTCTCTGGAAGCCGACAAATTCAAGGATATGGTGGACAAAGTTAAATTTTCCTGTTCAAAAAAGGCTTCTCAACCGGGTTTAACCGGGGCTTTACTGACAGTTGACACTGATAGTATCACCATGGTTGCGACAAATACCTTTAGAATGGCGTATTACAAAAGGGAGATGGAGCTGCCAGATGTAGAGGAAAAAAGTAGAGCTATAATACCCCAAAATACTCTTTCGGAAGCCAGCAGATTGATCGATGATGAAGATGATGAGATTTACGTGGAGATGGGCTCCAATCACTGTAGATTTACCTGCGGAGATGTAATCATCACTTCCAGATTGATAGAAGGCAAATTTCCCAATTATAAGCAGGTTATGCCTGATGATTATTCAGCAGAAGTTAACGTTTCCAAGAGAGGACTCCGCCAGGCGGTAAAACGAGTCTCTACCATTGCCCGGCTCGACTCCAATGTAATAGAACTGGATTTTGATGAGGATTTGCTGACGATCGAATCATCAGCTTCCGAGAAGGGTCACGGAAAAGAAGAGGTGAGAATAAATCTTACCGGTCAGCCCCAGCAAAGCATTAAAATCGACGCTTCTTATATGCTGGATGGTCTGAAAGTTCTCGATGAGGAAAGTGTAAGACTGGAGCTCATCGGTAAAATCAATCCTATAACCATGAAAAATCCCGGCAGTGATGAGTATATTTATCTAATCATGCCTATCAGACCTGACAGCAGTGAGTAATATATAATGACAAAGGGTAGTGTCAAAAGATCTATGAAAGAGAAGGATGACCGGTATAAAAATAGAAGGGAGGTCGAAATATGGAAGGGGAAATTCACGATATAAAAATCAATACTGAAACTATAAATCTTGATCAATTCCTGAAATGGGCCAATATAGTTGAAAGCGGTGGGCAGGCAAAAAACTTAATTCAGGCAGGAGAAGTACGGGTAAATGGAGAAGTAAATTACAGCAGGTCAAAAACAATAAAACCTGGAGATTTTGTTTCCTTAAAGGAAAGCAATGATAAATTTAAAGTAAGTAGTGATTAAATGCGAATTACACGTCTTTTTGTCGACAATTTTCGCAATCTATCTTCAGTGCTCGTTGATTTTAATAAGGATATAAATATTATACTGGGAGCTAATGGTCAGGGAAAAACAAATTTGCTCGAGGCTATATATTATCTGGGTACTGGTCGATCTCACCGCACTTCCCGGGTCAAAGAATTGATCAACAAGGAGTCGGAAGAAAATCCGGCTGTTGTTCAGGTTAAACTGAAGAGATCAGAAAATATTGAGGATAAGCTTTCACTGCGCCTGGAAGCGGAAGAAAGGGTTTATAAGATTAACGATGATGAGGTGGAGAGGCTTGAGCATTTCACCGGTAAACTCAACGTGGTGCTATTTTCTCCCGAAGATTTGAAACTGGTCAAAGGCAGCCCTTCTCAGCGCAGAGATTTTATAGATGTGGAAGTTTCCCAGGTCAATTCCAGTTATTATCGCAGGTTAAAACGTTATGAAAAGATTCTGCGCCAGCGCAATGATTTGCTCAAAGATTTGAGAGCGGGCAGACGCGAAAAAGATGAGCTGATCACGGTATTTACCGAGCAGTTGGTGGAACTGGGAAGCGAGGTAGTGGCCAAAAGACAGGAAGTGGTGGAAAAACTGAAAATTTTGGCCAGGCTGCATCAGCGCAAATTGACCGACAACGAGGAAAATTTAAGGGTGAATTATGAGCTTAGTTTCCCGGTGGATGATGATGAATCTGTTAAAGATGCTTTCAAAAGGGAGCTCAATGAGAAAATTAATAAGGAGATAGAGAGAGGTTATACTCTCTGTGGTCCTCATCGGGATGATTTAAAATTGGAACTAAATGGTGAGGACGTGCGTAAATATGGTTCTCAGGGCCAGCAGCGCACCGTCGCCCTGGCTCTCAAGCTATCAGAACTGGAATTTATGAAATCTGAATCCGGAGAATATCCTGTTCTGCTCCTGGATGATGTGTTCTCTGAACTGGACAGCAGACGGAGAGAGCTGCTGATGGAATTTATCGGCAGCCGGGTACAGACTTTTTTGACTACAACCGATCGTGTTCTGGCGGAGGAAGTAACTGCCGATGAAAAACATTTTTATAAAATAGAGCAGGGAGTTATCAGCCAGGGATGGTGAAATTATGTTTCTCCACATAGGCAATGATAACATGGTTCCCGCTGAGGAAATTGTCCTGATTGGAGATTATGAGAGGGTTATGGATTCGGAAATTT is a genomic window containing:
- the dnaN gene encoding DNA polymerase III subunit beta; the protein is MKFKIQQKVFHNALIKSKRAISTSNTMPILSGVLLEADEEGNLVLTATDLEIGIVLKLGADVEKMGKIVIPGDELSSIIRELPEGTLEFSVDQSEYSAEIITESSEFMLRGFKPEEFPELPEVDITTSFSLEADKFKDMVDKVKFSCSKKASQPGLTGALLTVDTDSITMVATNTFRMAYYKREMELPDVEEKSRAIIPQNTLSEASRLIDDEDDEIYVEMGSNHCRFTCGDVIITSRLIEGKFPNYKQVMPDDYSAEVNVSKRGLRQAVKRVSTIARLDSNVIELDFDEDLLTIESSASEKGHGKEEVRINLTGQPQQSIKIDASYMLDGLKVLDEESVRLELIGKINPITMKNPGSDEYIYLIMPIRPDSSE
- the recF gene encoding DNA replication/repair protein RecF (All proteins in this family for which functions are known are DNA-binding proteins that assist the filamentation of RecA onto DNA for the initiation of recombination or recombinational repair.), translated to MRITRLFVDNFRNLSSVLVDFNKDINIILGANGQGKTNLLEAIYYLGTGRSHRTSRVKELINKESEENPAVVQVKLKRSENIEDKLSLRLEAEERVYKINDDEVERLEHFTGKLNVVLFSPEDLKLVKGSPSQRRDFIDVEVSQVNSSYYRRLKRYEKILRQRNDLLKDLRAGRREKDELITVFTEQLVELGSEVVAKRQEVVEKLKILARLHQRKLTDNEENLRVNYELSFPVDDDESVKDAFKRELNEKINKEIERGYTLCGPHRDDLKLELNGEDVRKYGSQGQQRTVALALKLSELEFMKSESGEYPVLLLDDVFSELDSRRRELLMEFIGSRVQTFLTTTDRVLAEEVTADEKHFYKIEQGVISQGW
- a CDS encoding RNA-binding S4 domain-containing protein, with protein sequence MHDIKINTETINLDQFLKWANIVESGGQAKNLIQAGEVRVNGEVNYSRSKTIKPGDFVSLKESNDKFKVSSD